Proteins co-encoded in one Flavobacterium sp. M31R6 genomic window:
- a CDS encoding c-type cytochrome: MKIKILAAIIALGGLCSFSNYKSIPTEYSGKEEVQPSEGELIMKKQDCATCHKIDKKVIGPSFLDISKKYPMNDKNINYLADKIIKGGSGVWGAIPMAAHTALKKDDAKKIAKYILSLNK; encoded by the coding sequence ATGAAAATTAAAATTTTAGCAGCGATAATAGCTCTCGGTGGTTTATGTTCTTTTTCGAATTATAAATCAATTCCAACGGAGTATAGTGGTAAAGAAGAAGTTCAACCTTCTGAAGGAGAGTTAATAATGAAGAAACAAGATTGTGCTACTTGTCACAAAATTGATAAAAAAGTAATTGGACCCTCTTTTTTGGATATTTCCAAAAAATACCCAATGAATGATAAAAACATCAATTATTTAGCAGATAAAATTATCAAAGGAGGTTCTGGAGTTTGGGGCGCTATACCTATGGCAGCTCATACTGCATTAAAAAAAGACGACGCTAAAAAAATCGCCAAATACATTCTATCATTGAATAAATAA
- a CDS encoding sugar phosphate isomerase/epimerase, producing MTTMQGPAVFLAQFISDEAPFNSLEGICQWAANLDFKGIQIPTLDSRFIDLKKAAESKTYADELTGIVGSYGLKISELSTHLQGQLVAVHPAYDDFFDGFAPQALRGNPKARQEWAVQQLHYAAKASQNLGLNAHATFSGSLLWQYFHPWPQRPPGLIEDGFKELAKRWLPILNEFDKNGVDVCYEIHPGEDLFDGETYEMFLKAVNNHQRACILYDPSHFVLQQLDYIQYIDFYHERIKAFHVKDAEFNPTGKQGTFGGYQSWLNRAGRYRSPGDGQIDFKTIFSKLAQYDYKGWAVMEWECCLKNQEDGAREGAEFIKKHIIKVTDKAFDDFAAVETNTQLNRKNLGI from the coding sequence ATGACCACGATGCAAGGACCTGCGGTTTTTTTAGCGCAATTTATTTCTGATGAAGCTCCTTTTAATTCATTGGAAGGAATTTGCCAATGGGCTGCCAATCTAGATTTTAAAGGAATACAAATACCAACTCTGGATTCCCGTTTTATAGATTTGAAAAAAGCAGCAGAAAGTAAAACTTACGCTGATGAACTTACAGGAATTGTTGGTTCCTACGGATTAAAAATATCTGAACTTTCTACGCATTTGCAAGGTCAGTTGGTTGCAGTTCACCCAGCCTACGATGATTTTTTTGATGGATTTGCTCCGCAGGCTTTGCGAGGTAATCCAAAAGCAAGACAAGAATGGGCAGTACAACAATTGCATTATGCAGCAAAAGCTTCTCAAAATTTAGGTCTTAATGCACATGCGACTTTTAGCGGTTCGTTATTATGGCAATATTTTCATCCTTGGCCTCAACGTCCACCTGGTTTAATTGAAGATGGATTCAAAGAACTGGCTAAACGCTGGTTGCCAATCCTTAATGAATTTGATAAAAATGGTGTAGATGTTTGTTATGAAATCCACCCAGGTGAAGATTTATTTGATGGTGAAACATATGAAATGTTTCTCAAAGCGGTAAACAATCATCAAAGAGCTTGTATTTTGTACGATCCTTCACATTTTGTCCTTCAACAATTGGATTATATTCAATACATTGATTTTTATCACGAGCGAATCAAAGCTTTTCATGTGAAAGATGCAGAGTTTAATCCGACTGGAAAACAAGGAACTTTTGGAGGGTATCAAAGTTGGCTGAATCGTGCGGGCCGTTATCGTTCGCCTGGTGATGGTCAAATTGATTTTAAAACCATCTTTAGCAAATTAGCACAATACGATTACAAAGGTTGGGCGGTGATGGAATGGGAATGCTGTTTGAAAAATCAAGAGGATGGTGCTCGTGAGGGAGCCGAATTTATAAAAAAACACATAATTAAGGTTACTGATAAAGCTTTTGATGATTTTGCTGCGGTCGAAACCAACACACAGCTTAATAGAAAAAATTTAGGAATATAA
- a CDS encoding Gfo/Idh/MocA family protein, whose protein sequence is MRKLKMGMIGGGKNAFIGAVHRIAANMDGLIELHCGAFSSNPNLSLESGKEFGLAEDKCYGSYVQMIETEAKLPKNERMDFVSIVTPNHAHFAPAMLALENGFHVVLDKPMTLTLAEAKLLEQKVKETGLYLCLTHTYSGYPMVKQARSMVAENDFGNIRKIMVEYPQGWLSTNFESGGNKQAAWRTDPSKSGISGCMGDIGTHAAHLAEYISGLKITQLCADINTVVANRRLDDDGNVLLKFDNGANGILVASQIAAGEENSLKIKVYGEKGGLEWHQMEPNTLVVKWLDSPTQLYRTGNGYLSPIATFNTRIPSGHPEGYLEAFGNLYKNFALTLQSKLEGKEPTANMLDFPTAKDGVRGMAFIENVIASGKSSQKWTEFKI, encoded by the coding sequence ATGAGAAAATTAAAAATGGGAATGATTGGCGGTGGCAAAAATGCTTTTATTGGAGCAGTTCATCGCATTGCGGCCAACATGGATGGATTGATCGAATTGCATTGTGGTGCTTTTAGTTCCAATCCTAATTTATCTCTTGAATCTGGTAAAGAATTCGGTTTGGCAGAAGATAAATGTTATGGATCCTATGTGCAAATGATTGAGACCGAAGCAAAATTACCTAAAAATGAGAGAATGGATTTTGTTTCTATAGTGACTCCAAATCATGCCCACTTTGCTCCTGCAATGCTGGCATTAGAAAATGGCTTTCATGTGGTTTTAGACAAACCGATGACTTTGACTTTAGCGGAAGCCAAATTATTGGAACAAAAAGTTAAAGAAACTGGACTTTATTTGTGCTTGACACACACTTACTCTGGTTATCCAATGGTAAAGCAAGCCCGCAGTATGGTAGCTGAGAATGATTTTGGAAACATTCGAAAAATAATGGTTGAATATCCTCAAGGCTGGTTAAGTACAAACTTTGAAAGCGGAGGAAACAAACAGGCGGCTTGGAGAACGGATCCATCCAAAAGTGGTATTAGCGGTTGTATGGGCGACATTGGAACTCATGCTGCTCACTTAGCTGAATATATTTCAGGATTAAAAATCACACAGCTTTGTGCGGATATAAATACTGTTGTTGCCAACAGAAGATTAGATGATGATGGAAATGTATTGCTTAAATTTGACAATGGCGCCAACGGGATTTTAGTGGCCAGCCAAATTGCCGCAGGTGAAGAAAATAGCTTAAAAATTAAAGTATATGGAGAAAAAGGTGGTCTAGAATGGCATCAAATGGAACCAAACACTTTGGTGGTAAAGTGGCTAGACTCCCCTACTCAATTGTATCGTACTGGAAATGGATATTTATCACCAATTGCTACTTTCAATACCCGAATTCCAAGCGGGCACCCAGAAGGATATCTAGAAGCGTTTGGGAATCTATACAAAAACTTTGCTTTGACTTTGCAATCAAAATTAGAAGGCAAAGAACCAACTGCAAATATGCTTGATTTTCCAACAGCAAAAGATGGTGTTCGAGGAATGGCTTTTATAGAAAATGTAATTGCTTCAGGAAAATCATCTCAAAAATGGACTGAATTTAAAATTTAA
- a CDS encoding GMC oxidoreductase, which yields MNINTDLKKQNTYDAIVIGSGISGGWAAKELTEKGLKVLMLERGMNIEHIKDYDSAMKAPWEIPYAGKMTEEQKRTHPVQTRDYPYSQANESWWVNDLECPYTEDKRFDWYRGFHVGGKSLMWGRQSYRLSDHNFEDNARDGHGNDWPIRYKDIAPWYDYAEKFAGISGQNENWPLLPDGQFLPPMDMNCVEKSVKERIEKHYNKSRIMTIGRTANLTQPHLGRGSCQYRNLCSRGCPFGAYFSTQSSTLPAAMATKRLTVRPYSIVNHIIYDKETKKAKGVMVIDAETNETMEFYAKIVFVNGSTLGSTFVLLNSTSEAHPNGLGNSSGQLGHNLMDHHFRCGAEGSAEGFEDKYTYGRRANGIYIPRYQNFNGDKRDYLRGFGYQGGASRGNWHKEVAELAFGGDFKETLSRPADSWTMGLGGFGEMLPYYENKVYIDHSKKDKWGQPVLGIDCEYKENEAKMREDMMYDAAEMLEAAGMKNVKPYDNGCFPGMAIHEMGTARMGNDPKESVLNKWNQMHEVNNVFVTDGSCMPSTACQNPSLTYMALTARACDYAVKELKKKNI from the coding sequence GTGAATATCAATACAGATTTAAAGAAGCAAAATACTTATGACGCAATTGTCATAGGTTCAGGAATAAGTGGAGGATGGGCAGCCAAAGAATTAACGGAAAAAGGATTAAAAGTCCTAATGTTAGAACGTGGTATGAACATCGAGCACATAAAAGATTATGATTCGGCGATGAAAGCCCCTTGGGAAATACCGTATGCCGGAAAAATGACAGAAGAACAAAAGCGAACTCATCCCGTGCAAACCAGAGATTATCCGTACAGTCAGGCTAATGAAAGCTGGTGGGTAAACGATTTAGAATGTCCTTATACCGAAGACAAGCGTTTTGATTGGTACAGAGGTTTTCATGTAGGTGGAAAGTCTTTAATGTGGGGACGTCAGAGTTATCGCTTAAGTGATCATAATTTTGAAGATAATGCCAGAGATGGTCACGGAAATGACTGGCCAATTCGATATAAAGACATTGCCCCTTGGTATGATTATGCAGAAAAATTTGCCGGAATAAGCGGCCAAAATGAAAATTGGCCTTTATTACCAGACGGTCAATTTTTACCTCCTATGGATATGAATTGCGTTGAAAAATCAGTAAAAGAACGCATTGAAAAGCATTATAATAAGTCCAGAATTATGACAATTGGACGAACTGCAAATCTTACTCAACCTCATTTAGGTAGAGGTAGTTGTCAATATAGAAATTTATGCAGTAGAGGTTGTCCATTCGGAGCCTATTTTAGTACACAGTCTTCTACATTGCCAGCAGCTATGGCTACTAAAAGACTTACTGTTCGCCCCTACTCGATTGTTAATCATATTATTTATGATAAAGAAACCAAAAAAGCCAAAGGGGTAATGGTCATTGATGCCGAGACCAATGAAACCATGGAATTTTATGCAAAAATTGTTTTTGTAAATGGATCAACGCTAGGTTCTACTTTTGTTTTATTGAATTCAACTTCAGAAGCTCATCCAAATGGTTTGGGTAATAGTAGTGGACAATTGGGGCATAATTTAATGGATCATCATTTTAGATGTGGTGCTGAAGGTAGTGCTGAAGGTTTTGAAGACAAATATACTTATGGACGAAGAGCCAATGGTATTTATATTCCAAGGTATCAAAATTTTAATGGAGACAAACGTGATTATTTGCGTGGTTTTGGATATCAAGGAGGAGCCAGTAGAGGAAATTGGCATAAAGAAGTTGCCGAATTAGCCTTTGGAGGTGATTTCAAAGAAACATTATCAAGACCTGCAGACTCTTGGACAATGGGATTAGGAGGTTTTGGAGAAATGCTTCCTTACTACGAAAATAAAGTGTACATCGATCATTCTAAAAAAGACAAATGGGGACAACCTGTATTGGGAATTGACTGTGAATACAAAGAAAATGAAGCTAAAATGCGTGAGGACATGATGTATGATGCTGCCGAAATGCTGGAAGCTGCAGGTATGAAAAATGTAAAACCCTATGACAATGGTTGTTTTCCCGGAATGGCTATTCACGAAATGGGAACTGCCCGTATGGGGAATGATCCAAAAGAATCTGTGTTAAATAAATGGAATCAAATGCACGAAGTGAATAATGTGTTTGTTACTGATGGTTCTTGTATGCCTTCAACTGCTTGTCAAAATCCTTCATTAACATACATGGCTTTAACTGCCAGAGCTTGTGATTATGCAGTAAAAGAATTAAAGAAAAAAAATATCTAG
- a CDS encoding gluconate 2-dehydrogenase subunit 3 family protein yields MERREALKKLAYLMGGAISATTMGVLFESFTVFDPEQNTYSFTVTDEEILAEFSEIILPTTAKSPGAKAAGVGAFIPLVVKDCYPPKLQEVFKNGFADMLAKCKTKFNKEFLSLNTEEKNQLMNELKQQAIDSNKEPSFFLIARDLTLLGYFSSEIGCTMAREYLPIPGKYDGNAEYKPGQKAWAT; encoded by the coding sequence ATGGAAAGACGAGAGGCACTAAAAAAGTTAGCTTATTTGATGGGAGGAGCAATTTCTGCCACCACAATGGGTGTATTATTTGAAAGTTTTACTGTATTCGATCCCGAACAGAATACCTATTCTTTTACGGTTACGGATGAAGAAATTTTAGCTGAATTTTCAGAAATTATTTTACCGACAACTGCTAAATCTCCTGGAGCAAAAGCTGCAGGTGTTGGTGCTTTTATTCCATTAGTTGTAAAAGATTGTTATCCTCCAAAACTGCAAGAAGTCTTTAAGAATGGATTTGCAGATATGTTGGCAAAATGCAAAACTAAATTCAACAAAGAATTTCTAAGTCTCAATACTGAAGAAAAAAATCAACTCATGAATGAATTAAAGCAACAGGCTATCGATAGCAATAAGGAACCTTCTTTCTTTTTGATTGCTAGAGATTTGACCCTGTTGGGTTATTTTTCTTCGGAAATTGGTTGTACAATGGCTAGAGAATATTTGCCTATACCTGGGAAATATGATGGAAATGCCGAATACAAACCTGGTCAGAAGGCTTGGGCCACATAA
- a CDS encoding glyoxalase — protein MNQRDKLIREIRGESLGNVSNQSSSDELFQNEVLRPILKLQNDLFIASFLNYISKYKRDFYTKSVENKLAIIENAIQKDIKFRNALKGMIIALFTTDEYALYIQNSSSLNKRMMNLLIERLKSQVQLFDKES, from the coding sequence ATGAATCAAAGAGATAAATTAATCAGAGAAATTCGAGGAGAATCATTGGGAAATGTGAGTAATCAGTCGTCTTCAGATGAGTTGTTTCAAAATGAAGTACTTAGGCCCATTTTGAAATTACAGAACGATTTGTTTATCGCCTCTTTTTTAAATTATATCAGTAAATACAAAAGAGATTTTTACACCAAATCGGTTGAAAACAAATTAGCTATTATTGAAAATGCGATTCAAAAAGACATTAAATTCCGAAATGCCTTAAAGGGAATGATTATCGCATTGTTTACAACTGATGAATATGCACTATATATTCAAAACTCTTCCAGTCTGAACAAAAGGATGATGAATTTATTGATTGAAAGATTGAAAAGTCAAGTTCAGTTGTTTGATAAGGAGAGCTAA
- a CDS encoding acyl-CoA thioesterase, translating to MRFHTRKWVKPEDLNPNGTLFGGKLLAWIDEELALYTIIQLENSRIVTKHMSEINFRSSARQGDIIEIGIDVVKFGRSSIELICEARNMMTRETIITIDSTTMVNLGEDGKPKAHGKTEIEYVKDRIG from the coding sequence ATGCGATTTCATACTAGAAAATGGGTAAAACCAGAAGACTTAAACCCTAACGGGACATTATTTGGCGGAAAATTATTGGCTTGGATCGACGAAGAGCTGGCTTTGTACACCATTATACAATTAGAAAATTCCAGAATTGTTACTAAACACATGTCTGAGATTAATTTTAGAAGTTCTGCCAGACAAGGAGACATAATCGAAATTGGAATTGATGTTGTAAAATTTGGGCGCAGTTCTATTGAATTAATATGTGAAGCCAGAAATATGATGACACGCGAAACAATCATTACCATAGACAGCACTACAATGGTAAATCTAGGCGAAGACGGAAAACCAAAAGCGCATGGAAAAACCGAAATTGAATATGTAAAAGACAGAATAGGTTAA
- a CDS encoding mechanosensitive ion channel family protein produces the protein MDKLIQFIFEFLYPIFRHWGMSRTTSTYLSLFFNTILLCFLAYGLYVVFRFILVTIMAIVAQRTKTRFDDLLVSNKTAKYIAYLVPLFFVFKSVPVILDKFEYWESIFGKTVGVYIVLLILWIIRTIFNSLRDYLKLIPRYSDKPIDSFIQVIMIVLWMFGIALIISKLFDIDQKELLTILGAVSAVIILIFRDTILGFVASVQVAINDMVRIGDWITMDRYGADGDVIEINLATVKVRNFDNTTTTIPTYSLSSDSFQNWRGMLNSDGRRIKRHIIIKANSIRFLEDQELLDLKKIDLLTSYINLRKSEIDNYNLGNKIDKTLAINGRNLTNLGLFRKYITQYLQQYPGLNKEMLMLCRQLQPTPYGIPLEIYAFSKDKRFENYEYIQSDIFDHIIASVSYFGLEIFVMPSENIVKP, from the coding sequence ATGGACAAACTCATTCAATTCATTTTTGAATTCCTCTACCCTATTTTTAGACATTGGGGAATGAGCAGAACTACATCGACTTATTTGAGTTTGTTTTTCAATACTATTTTGCTTTGTTTTTTGGCTTATGGCTTGTACGTGGTTTTCCGATTTATCTTGGTGACTATAATGGCCATTGTCGCCCAAAGAACCAAAACTAGATTTGATGATTTATTAGTAAGTAATAAAACAGCTAAGTATATTGCTTATTTGGTTCCGTTATTTTTTGTCTTTAAGTCGGTTCCAGTGATTTTGGATAAGTTTGAATACTGGGAAAGCATTTTTGGCAAAACCGTGGGTGTTTATATTGTTTTGCTGATTTTATGGATTATCCGAACCATTTTTAATTCCCTGCGTGACTATCTAAAATTGATTCCACGATACAGCGACAAGCCTATCGATAGCTTCATTCAGGTTATAATGATTGTGCTGTGGATGTTTGGAATTGCTTTGATTATTTCAAAACTCTTTGATATTGACCAAAAGGAATTGCTGACTATTTTGGGAGCTGTTTCGGCAGTAATCATCTTGATTTTTAGAGATACTATTTTGGGTTTTGTGGCAAGTGTCCAAGTTGCAATAAACGACATGGTGCGTATTGGTGACTGGATTACTATGGATCGTTATGGTGCCGATGGTGATGTGATAGAAATCAATCTGGCTACGGTTAAAGTTCGAAATTTTGACAATACCACAACCACGATTCCAACCTATAGTTTGAGTTCCGACTCCTTTCAAAACTGGAGAGGAATGCTTAACTCTGACGGAAGGCGTATCAAGCGACATATCATAATCAAAGCCAATAGTATTCGTTTTCTAGAAGATCAGGAACTCCTTGATTTAAAAAAAATAGATCTTCTAACCTCTTATATTAATCTTCGAAAAAGCGAAATTGACAACTACAATTTGGGAAATAAAATCGATAAAACGCTGGCTATAAATGGTCGCAACTTAACCAACCTAGGTTTGTTCCGAAAATACATTACCCAATACCTACAGCAATATCCTGGATTGAATAAAGAAATGCTAATGCTTTGCAGACAATTACAACCCACTCCATATGGTATTCCTCTGGAGATTTATGCTTTTTCTAAAGACAAACGTTTTGAGAATTATGAATACATCCAATCGGACATATTTGATCATATTATTGCTTCAGTTTCTTACTTTGGTTTGGAAATTTTTGTAATGCCATCTGAAAATATTGTTAAGCCGTAA
- a CDS encoding DUF3817 domain-containing protein — MLKIFKITAILEGISFLVLFSNMLFIKTNNPELYHTMLRPLGMTHGVLFIGYVLLAFLLKKAQNWNFKAFGIILIASLVPFGTFYIEKKYL, encoded by the coding sequence ATGCTTAAAATTTTCAAGATTACTGCCATTTTAGAAGGCATCTCTTTTCTGGTTTTATTTTCGAATATGCTTTTTATTAAAACAAACAATCCCGAACTTTATCATACTATGTTACGTCCGTTGGGAATGACTCATGGTGTATTATTTATTGGTTACGTTTTATTGGCTTTTTTATTGAAAAAGGCTCAAAATTGGAATTTTAAAGCCTTTGGGATTATACTAATTGCTTCATTAGTTCCGTTTGGTACCTTCTATATAGAAAAAAAATACTTGTAA
- a CDS encoding DUF6155 family protein, protein MSKRDLKKYLNELNKEQLEEQILELYEKFLPVKVYYNFVFNPKEETLLQECKLKISHEYFPLQNKGKRKKPKMRRSVAQKYIKHFILLGVDPFVIADVMLYNVEIAQTFSSENIIKQELFYKSMFNSFEQASKFIISNGIISEFKSRLIAICDEASSQKWKNVADFKTTIELLED, encoded by the coding sequence ATGAGCAAGCGCGATTTAAAAAAATATTTGAATGAACTCAATAAAGAGCAATTAGAAGAGCAAATACTTGAATTGTATGAAAAGTTCCTTCCCGTAAAAGTCTATTACAATTTTGTTTTCAATCCAAAGGAAGAAACCTTGTTACAGGAGTGCAAACTCAAAATCTCCCATGAATATTTTCCATTGCAAAACAAAGGCAAAAGAAAAAAGCCAAAAATGAGACGCTCGGTTGCTCAAAAATACATCAAGCATTTTATTTTATTGGGGGTTGATCCCTTTGTCATAGCCGATGTGATGTTGTATAATGTTGAAATTGCCCAAACTTTTTCTTCAGAAAACATAATAAAACAAGAATTATTTTATAAAAGCATGTTCAATTCTTTCGAACAAGCCTCAAAATTCATCATTTCAAATGGAATTATCAGTGAATTCAAAAGTCGATTAATCGCTATTTGCGATGAAGCTTCTTCCCAAAAATGGAAGAATGTCGCTGATTTCAAAACAACTATTGAACTTTTGGAGGACTGA
- a CDS encoding DEAD/DEAH box helicase, with product MHQESLEIEIEAKKELYAYQQGDIDAIFERIDNAPAQHHLLYQLPTGGGKTVIFSEIVRRYLSQHNKKVVVLTHRIELCKQTSKMLKGFDVKNKIINSKVKELPDQNDYSCFVAMVETLKNRINDEKLHLDNIGLVIIDEAHYNSFRKLLKSFKNAFILGVTATPLSSNIKLPMHQSYDELIVGDTISSLIENGFLAKAVTYSYDVGLTSLKVGINGDYTVKSSDDLYTNMAMQEKLLHAYTEKSLGKKTLIFNNGINTSLYVYETFREAGYGIRHLDNTSSTEERKEILHWFKHTPDAILTSVGILTTGFDEPTVETIILNRATKSLTLYFQMIGRGSRKLPGKDEFAVIDLGNNAARFGLWSDPVNWQHIFKSPEFYLENLRDDSEIETHFKYSMPPELRAKFSKTADVTFDVDEEHKLAIAQNLRSKVVLEKSIDQHAAMCVDNTEELQEAKALSKELEADIEYRVKRFSKCLSQCSKNYREWLMDDYKLKMTLLIGKKYREKVMNEAD from the coding sequence ATGCATCAAGAGAGTTTAGAAATTGAAATCGAAGCCAAAAAAGAACTTTACGCTTACCAACAAGGAGACATTGACGCCATATTTGAGCGTATAGACAATGCACCTGCACAACATCATTTATTATACCAATTGCCTACCGGTGGAGGAAAAACAGTTATTTTTTCTGAGATTGTTCGCCGTTATTTGTCACAACACAACAAAAAAGTGGTAGTGCTAACGCACCGTATCGAGTTGTGTAAACAAACTTCAAAAATGTTGAAGGGTTTTGACGTAAAAAATAAAATCATCAACAGCAAAGTAAAAGAACTTCCAGACCAAAATGATTACTCTTGTTTTGTGGCCATGGTCGAGACTTTGAAAAACCGTATCAATGACGAAAAACTACATTTAGACAATATTGGTTTGGTTATTATCGATGAGGCGCATTACAATTCCTTTAGAAAATTATTAAAATCTTTCAAAAATGCTTTCATACTGGGAGTAACAGCTACTCCTTTGAGTTCAAACATAAAATTACCAATGCACCAAAGCTATGATGAACTAATCGTGGGTGACACCATTAGCTCATTAATAGAAAACGGTTTCTTGGCAAAAGCGGTTACCTATAGTTATGATGTTGGATTAACATCCTTAAAAGTAGGTATCAACGGAGATTACACCGTAAAATCTTCCGATGATTTATATACCAATATGGCCATGCAAGAAAAATTATTGCATGCGTACACCGAGAAATCTTTAGGCAAAAAAACCTTGATTTTCAACAACGGAATCAACACATCCTTATATGTGTATGAGACTTTCAGGGAAGCAGGCTACGGTATTCGCCACCTCGATAACACTAGCAGTACCGAAGAACGAAAAGAGATTCTGCATTGGTTTAAACATACACCTGATGCTATTCTTACTTCTGTCGGAATCCTCACCACGGGCTTTGATGAACCTACCGTTGAAACTATTATTTTGAACAGAGCGACCAAATCCCTGACTTTATATTTCCAAATGATTGGTCGTGGTTCTAGAAAATTACCCGGAAAAGACGAATTTGCCGTAATTGATTTAGGAAATAATGCTGCTCGTTTCGGACTCTGGAGCGATCCAGTAAATTGGCAACATATTTTTAAATCACCTGAGTTTTACTTAGAGAATTTAAGGGATGACAGCGAAATAGAAACGCATTTCAAATATTCGATGCCGCCAGAATTACGTGCCAAATTCAGCAAAACGGCAGACGTTACTTTTGATGTAGATGAAGAACACAAACTGGCTATAGCTCAGAACTTAAGATCCAAAGTAGTTTTAGAAAAATCAATTGACCAACACGCAGCCATGTGTGTGGACAATACCGAAGAATTACAGGAAGCCAAAGCGCTTTCAAAAGAATTGGAAGCCGATATCGAATATCGCGTAAAACGTTTTTCAAAATGCCTTAGTCAATGTAGCAAGAACTACAGAGAATGGCTAATGGACGATTATAAATTAAAAATGACCTTATTAATCGGTAAAAAATACCGTGAAAAAGTCATGAACGAAGCCGATTAA
- a CDS encoding DEAD/DEAH box helicase, translated as MSTQFSDLGVSKGILKAITEMEIVTPTEIQQKTIPLLLANTTDIVGLAKTGTGKTAAFGLPLLQLIDTNVAAVQAVILVPTRELGQQIFTNLESYAKYLPEVSIAAVCGGIPIKPQIERLKSPTHIVVATPGRLIDLLQRKAISLKETKFLVLDEADEMVSILKEALDEIITELPKTYRTFLFSATMPGTIKQLIQNYLNKNVVTVSASMETVGNQGIDHNYIVVDPIEKLDVLMHFLNSKDGERGIIFCKTKAAVNKLAKNLAINRFSSGALHGSLSQGIRDRIMEQFREGHINILVATDLAARGIDVAAISYVVNYHLPDVYEVYVHRSGRTARAGAKGLSLTVLQPEEVAEIADFERELGIQFSKYKKPSVASIEENNTLLWAKQIFKTKPNHDVDTELKTKIKTIFHHLTKDELIEKLLANYLLQNKTEIAEKPVKKLKRN; from the coding sequence ATGTCAACACAATTCTCAGATTTAGGGGTTTCAAAAGGAATACTAAAAGCGATTACCGAAATGGAAATTGTAACCCCAACCGAAATTCAGCAAAAAACCATTCCGCTATTGTTAGCTAACACTACCGATATCGTAGGACTTGCCAAAACAGGAACGGGAAAAACCGCTGCTTTTGGATTGCCGTTATTGCAATTGATAGACACCAATGTCGCTGCAGTTCAAGCCGTAATCCTAGTACCTACAAGAGAATTAGGTCAACAGATTTTTACTAATCTGGAGAGTTATGCTAAGTATCTTCCAGAAGTTTCCATCGCAGCCGTTTGCGGCGGAATCCCAATCAAACCACAAATCGAAAGATTAAAATCACCAACACATATTGTCGTGGCCACACCGGGTCGTTTGATCGATTTGTTGCAACGCAAAGCCATTAGCCTAAAAGAAACCAAATTTCTAGTTCTCGATGAAGCCGATGAAATGGTGTCTATCCTTAAAGAAGCTTTGGACGAAATCATTACCGAATTACCCAAAACATACAGAACCTTTTTGTTTTCGGCGACTATGCCTGGAACAATCAAGCAATTAATCCAGAATTACTTAAACAAAAACGTAGTGACGGTAAGCGCCAGTATGGAAACTGTGGGTAATCAAGGAATTGACCATAATTATATTGTGGTAGATCCTATAGAAAAATTGGATGTTTTAATGCATTTCCTGAATTCTAAAGATGGAGAACGCGGAATTATCTTTTGTAAAACCAAAGCTGCTGTCAATAAACTGGCCAAAAACCTAGCAATCAATAGATTTTCATCAGGAGCTTTACACGGAAGTTTGTCTCAAGGAATTCGTGACCGAATTATGGAGCAATTCCGTGAGGGACACATCAATATTTTGGTGGCTACAGATTTGGCCGCTAGGGGAATTGACGTGGCAGCAATCTCCTATGTAGTCAATTATCACTTGCCTGATGTCTATGAAGTTTACGTTCACCGTAGCGGAAGAACGGCTAGAGCAGGGGCCAAAGGACTTTCTTTGACTGTATTGCAACCCGAAGAAGTTGCTGAAATTGCTGATTTTGAAAGAGAATTGGGAATCCAGTTTTCCAAATACAAAAAACCATCCGTAGCTAGTATTGAAGAGAACAACACGCTTTTATGGGCGAAGCAAATCTTCAAAACCAAACCCAATCACGACGTTGATACCGAATTAAAAACAAAAATAAAAACCATTTTTCATCATCTTACCAAAGACGAATTGATAGAAAAATTATTGGCCAATTATTTGTTGCAAAACAAAACCGAAATAGCTGAAAAGCCTGTTAAAAAACTAAAAAGAAACTAA